One stretch of Chloroflexota bacterium DNA includes these proteins:
- a CDS encoding amino acid ABC transporter permease, producing the protein MTTTANTLEPPRTSVGVIGWLRKNLFSTWYNSLVTLVMGWFLYAIVSGLIGWTITSARWDVVTANIRLFMIGPYPPDQVNRVWIALTLVSALMGVTGSVWGGTLRTFAISYAAGVATLLVVAFIAFPISEGFVWLGANLALAIVGFVLGRGHTKWRTPLVGLWLASFVATLVLLQGFASVSWLPEVSTSRWGGLLLTFMLALVSIVLSFPLGVLLALGRRSALPAIRWFSIFYIELVRGVPLITILFMTQIMLPLFLPTDVRIDNVVRAMAGFTLFTAAYMAENVRGGLQAIPGGQVEAAHALGLSNMLVTLFIVLPQALRMVIPAIVGLFISLFKDTTLVLIVGLLDLLGVGRSVLAQPQFLGLQTEVYMFVAAVFFLFSYAMSFASYRLEEALGVGKR; encoded by the coding sequence ACAACAACTGCAAACACTCTCGAACCGCCGCGTACGTCGGTCGGCGTAATTGGCTGGCTAAGAAAGAATTTGTTCAGCACGTGGTACAACTCGCTCGTCACTCTCGTGATGGGCTGGTTCCTCTATGCCATCGTGAGCGGATTGATCGGCTGGACGATCACAAGCGCGCGCTGGGATGTCGTCACCGCGAACATTCGCCTGTTTATGATCGGACCGTACCCGCCCGATCAAGTAAATCGCGTGTGGATCGCGTTGACGCTGGTCTCGGCGCTGATGGGCGTGACCGGCAGCGTGTGGGGCGGCACGCTGCGGACATTTGCGATCTCGTACGCCGCCGGAGTCGCGACGTTGCTCGTCGTAGCGTTCATCGCGTTTCCGATCAGCGAAGGATTTGTCTGGCTCGGCGCGAATCTCGCGCTCGCGATTGTCGGCTTTGTCCTGGGACGCGGACACACCAAGTGGCGCACGCCACTCGTCGGGTTGTGGCTCGCGTCGTTCGTCGCAACGCTCGTGCTGTTGCAGGGATTTGCCAGTGTAAGTTGGCTGCCCGAAGTTTCGACGAGTCGCTGGGGCGGTTTGCTGTTGACGTTCATGCTCGCGCTCGTCAGCATCGTGCTATCGTTTCCGCTCGGCGTATTGCTCGCGCTGGGACGGCGCAGTGCGTTGCCGGCGATCAGGTGGTTTAGCATCTTCTACATCGAACTCGTGCGCGGCGTACCGCTCATCACGATCTTGTTCATGACGCAAATTATGTTGCCGCTCTTTTTGCCGACCGACGTGCGGATTGACAACGTGGTGCGCGCGATGGCTGGGTTTACATTGTTCACCGCCGCGTACATGGCGGAGAATGTGCGCGGCGGTTTGCAAGCGATTCCCGGCGGGCAGGTCGAAGCCGCGCACGCGCTCGGCTTGAGCAACATGCTCGTGACGTTGTTCATCGTTTTGCCGCAAGCGTTGCGCATGGTCATTCCCGCGATTGTCGGCTTGTTTATTTCGCTGTTCAAAGATACAACGCTCGTCCTCATCGTCGGCTTGCTCGACTTGCTCGGCGTGGGACGGAGCGTGCTCGCGCAGCCGCAATTCCTGGGTCTGCAAACCGAAGTGTACATGTTCGTCGCCGCGGTCTTTTTCCTCTTTAGTTACGCAATGTCGTTCGCGAGTTATCGGTTGGAAGAAGCGCTCGGCGTAGGAAAGCGTTAA
- a CDS encoding amino acid ABC transporter ATP-binding protein: MADSSKDIIICQDVHKWFDRLHVLKGINITVKQGEVLVIFGPSGSGKSTFIRTINRLEEHQRGTIIVDGIQLTNDVRNIHAIRTEIGMVFQSFNLFPHLTVMDNITLAPMWVRKWSREKAEQIATDLLNRVGIPEQARKYPAQLSGGQQQRVAIARALAMQPKIMLFDEPTSALDPEMIKEVLDVMTELAQSGMTMLCVTHEMGFARNVAHRMVFFDHGELIEQGTPQQIFENPQQDRTKLFLSQILH, from the coding sequence ATGGCAGACAGCAGTAAAGACATTATCATTTGTCAGGATGTCCACAAGTGGTTTGATCGTTTGCACGTGCTCAAAGGCATCAACATCACCGTCAAGCAGGGCGAAGTGCTCGTGATTTTCGGACCCTCCGGTTCCGGCAAGTCTACGTTCATTCGCACGATCAACCGGCTCGAAGAACATCAGCGCGGCACGATCATCGTGGACGGCATTCAACTGACGAACGACGTGCGGAACATTCACGCGATTCGCACCGAGATCGGCATGGTGTTTCAATCGTTCAACCTGTTTCCGCACCTGACCGTGATGGACAATATCACGCTTGCGCCGATGTGGGTCCGCAAATGGTCGCGCGAAAAAGCGGAGCAGATCGCGACGGATTTGCTCAACCGCGTCGGCATTCCGGAGCAAGCGCGCAAGTATCCGGCGCAACTCTCGGGCGGACAGCAACAGCGCGTCGCGATTGCGCGCGCGCTCGCGATGCAACCCAAGATCATGTTGTTCGACGAGCCGACGAGCGCGCTCGACCCGGAGATGATCAAGGAGGTGCTCGACGTGATGACGGAACTCGCGCAGAGCGGGATGACGATGTTGTGTGTAACACACGAGATGGGGTTTGCGCGCAACGTCGCGCACCGCATGGTGTTCTTCGATCACGGCGAGTTGATCGAGCAAGGCACACCGCAACAAATCTTTGAGAATCCGCAGCAAGACCGGACGAAATTATTCTTGTCGCAGATTTTGCACTAG